From a single Okeanomitos corallinicola TIOX110 genomic region:
- a CDS encoding tetratricopeptide repeat protein produces MLASSVKNEELGIRLVQLRDVGMGELSDVSYNTGVQLLERGEMNRRDAEDTEGNEQGDNMDEAEVWFNQGIEQFEAEDFAGAIASYDKALEINPDYHKAWGNRGIALSNLGEYEQAIASFDKVLEFKPDDHEGWRTRGVAFYDLEQYEQAIASYDKALEFKPDDHLTWNNLGNALFKVGENEQAIASYNKALEFKPDDHLTWKNRGFVLFNVGRNEQALVSFDKVLEFKPDDHEAWNERGLTLLNLGKYEQAIASYDKALEFKPDDHKAWNNRGVALGNLGKYEQAIASYDKALEFKPDYHKAWGNRGLTLLNLGKYEQAIASYDKALEFKPDDHKVWGNRGFALGNLGEYEQAIASYDKALEFKPDDHKAWNDRGVALVNLGEYEQAIASYDKALEFKPDDHKVWGNRGFALGNLGEYEQAIASYDKALEFKPDDHKAWGNRGIALDNLGKNEQAIASFDKALEFKPDDHQAWFNRGIVLRKLGENKQAIASYDKALEIKPDDHQAWFKRGIALCYSGKNEQALASLDKALSINPNPEYLSEAWYIRGFALDELGEYEQAIASYDKGLEINPDDRLAWCNRGVALEKLGKYEQAIASYDKSLEIKPDDHLAWLNRGVALRNLGEYEQAIASFDKSLEIKPDDHQAWFNRGVALRNLGEYEQAIASFDKSLEIKPDDHLAWLNRGVALRNLGEYEQAVASYDKSLEIKPDDHEAWHNRGVPLFYLGEYEQAIASWDKVLDINPDYYQVWKNRGVALEKLGKYEQAIASYDKSLEIKPDDHEAWLNRGIAAVNLVSYDPFLSLYSNIARNNPHLNQRGYEGQLASYEEGLKYCHQDTHPEGWGLLNQGIGKAHYFQGLASLRSRTYWFKAVKSYNQALKTLTARDFPELHLEVLRNLINVQLYLGKTAKVEELQRQGTDILRSLLNECQSQNKKQQLALKFASFQQFTVDLAVQSGNCSAALELAEQGKNACLSWLLNGWSEESPKLTEIQQLLNPHTAIVYWHLSPYALHTFIVTHNTEPIILAASIHDNSYLPRKRLRDFEKWAENWDEEYSNYRKSKNNQDEKTKTWQDNLPTILQELSEILDIAAIVNLINNLTSPTNLILIPHRDLHRFPLHALFPDNFTITYLPSAKIGISLKRLKSKNTAKINELPLLSVGYPNSQNFRILRHAEIESATIAKIFSVPPEQQIIDSAATKENIKTALTNNSGIFHFTGHGFYNFQNPKQSALALSGRDLLTLGEIGYLENFGNYQLVTLSACETAITSNQTITSEYMGLVSGFLFQKVANVVSTLWTVTDDSSSFLMIYFYWQLKKGKPPIIALKKAQNWMRNLTLLKLEKFYQKILANLPPDEQPIRPFVRNKPKEIKEKSIAEKQQKLYANPYYWAGFIITGL; encoded by the coding sequence TTGTTAGCTTCATCAGTAAAGAATGAGGAGTTGGGAATACGTTTGGTGCAGTTACGAGATGTGGGTATGGGGGAATTGAGTGATGTTAGTTATAATACTGGGGTGCAGTTATTGGAGAGGGGAGAAATGAACCGCAGAGACGCAGAGGACACAGAGGGAAATGAACAGGGAGATAATATGGATGAGGCAGAGGTTTGGTTTAATCAAGGTATTGAGCAATTTGAAGCAGAAGATTTTGCTGGTGCAATTGCATCCTACGATAAAGCTTTGGAAATTAATCCTGACTACCACAAAGCTTGGGGAAACCGGGGTATTGCACTGAGTAACTTAGGGGAATATGAACAAGCAATTGCATCTTTTGACAAAGTTTTAGAATTTAAACCTGACGACCACGAAGGTTGGAGAACTCGAGGTGTAGCATTTTACGATTTAGAGCAATATGAACAAGCAATTGCATCTTACGACAAAGCTTTAGAATTCAAACCTGACGACCACCTAACTTGGAACAACCTGGGTAATGCGCTGTTTAAGGTAGGGGAAAATGAACAAGCAATTGCATCTTACAACAAAGCTTTAGAATTCAAACCTGACGACCACCTAACTTGGAAGAACCGGGGTTTTGTGCTATTTAATGTAGGGAGAAATGAACAAGCACTTGTATCTTTTGATAAAGTTTTAGAATTCAAACCTGACGACCACGAAGCTTGGAACGAGCGGGGTCTTACACTGCTTAATTTAGGTAAATATGAACAAGCAATTGCATCCTACGACAAAGCTTTAGAATTCAAACCTGACGACCACAAAGCTTGGAACAACAGGGGTGTTGCACTGGGTAATTTAGGTAAATATGAACAAGCAATTGCATCCTACGACAAAGCTTTAGAGTTCAAACCTGACTACCACAAAGCTTGGGGAAACCGGGGTCTTACACTGCTTAATTTAGGTAAATATGAACAAGCAATTGCATCCTACGACAAAGCTTTAGAATTCAAACCTGACGACCACAAAGTTTGGGGAAATCGGGGTTTTGCACTGGGTAATTTAGGGGAATATGAACAAGCAATTGCATCTTACGACAAAGCTTTAGAATTCAAACCTGACGACCACAAAGCTTGGAATGACCGGGGTGTAGCACTGGTTAATTTAGGGGAATATGAACAAGCAATTGCATCTTACGACAAAGCTTTAGAATTCAAACCTGACGACCACAAAGTTTGGGGAAATCGGGGTTTTGCACTGGGTAATTTAGGGGAATATGAACAAGCAATTGCATCTTACGACAAAGCTTTAGAATTCAAACCTGACGACCACAAAGCTTGGGGAAATCGGGGTATAGCACTGGATAATTTAGGGAAAAATGAACAAGCAATTGCATCTTTTGACAAAGCTTTAGAATTCAAACCTGACGACCACCAAGCTTGGTTTAACCGGGGTATTGTGCTGAGGAAGTTAGGGGAAAATAAACAAGCAATCGCATCCTACGACAAAGCCTTAGAAATTAAACCTGACGACCACCAAGCTTGGTTTAAGCGGGGTATTGCGCTGTGTTATTCAGGGAAAAATGAACAAGCACTTGCATCCCTCGACAAAGCCTTGTCAATTAATCCTAATCCTGAATACTTATCCGAAGCCTGGTATATAAGAGGTTTTGCGCTGGATGAATTAGGGGAATATGAACAGGCAATTGCATCCTATGACAAAGGCTTGGAAATTAATCCTGACGACCGCCTAGCTTGGTGCAACAGGGGTGTTGCGCTGGAGAAGTTAGGGAAATATGAACAAGCGATTGCATCCTACGACAAATCTTTGGAAATTAAACCTGACGACCACCTAGCTTGGTTAAACCGGGGTGTTGCGCTGCGTAATTTAGGGGAATATGAACAAGCAATTGCATCTTTCGACAAATCTTTGGAAATTAAACCTGACGACCACCAAGCTTGGTTTAACCGGGGTGTTGCGCTGCGTAATTTAGGGGAATATGAACAAGCAATTGCATCTTTCGACAAATCTTTGGAAATTAAACCTGACGACCACCTAGCTTGGTTAAACCGGGGTGTTGCGCTGCGTAATTTAGGGGAATATGAACAAGCAGTTGCATCCTACGACAAATCTTTGGAAATTAAACCTGACGACCACGAAGCTTGGCACAACCGAGGTGTTCCGTTGTTTTACTTAGGGGAATATGAACAAGCAATTGCATCCTGGGATAAAGTCTTAGATATTAATCCTGACTACTACCAAGTTTGGAAAAACCGGGGTGTTGCGCTGGAGAAGTTAGGGAAATATGAACAAGCGATTGCATCCTACGACAAATCTTTGGAAATTAAACCTGACGACCACGAAGCTTGGTTAAACCGAGGTATTGCGGCAGTAAATTTAGTGAGTTATGACCCTTTCCTCAGTTTATACAGCAATATTGCCAGAAATAATCCTCACCTGAACCAGCGTGGTTATGAAGGTCAATTAGCCAGCTATGAAGAAGGATTAAAATATTGCCACCAAGACACCCACCCAGAAGGTTGGGGTTTGTTAAATCAAGGAATTGGTAAAGCTCATTATTTCCAAGGACTTGCAAGTTTACGCTCTCGCACCTATTGGTTCAAAGCAGTTAAAAGTTACAATCAGGCTTTAAAAACTCTGACAGCAAGAGATTTTCCGGAATTGCATTTAGAGGTTTTACGTAACTTGATTAATGTCCAGTTGTATTTAGGTAAAACTGCCAAAGTTGAAGAATTGCAACGACAAGGAACTGATATTTTAAGAAGTTTACTGAATGAATGTCAAAGTCAAAATAAGAAACAACAACTGGCTTTAAAATTTGCAAGTTTTCAACAATTTACAGTGGATTTAGCTGTGCAGTCTGGTAATTGCAGTGCAGCGTTAGAGTTAGCAGAACAAGGGAAAAATGCTTGTTTAAGTTGGCTTTTAAATGGTTGGAGTGAAGAGTCACCCAAATTAACAGAAATTCAACAATTACTAAATCCTCACACAGCCATAGTTTACTGGCATCTTAGCCCCTACGCCCTCCACACTTTTATTGTTACCCATAACACCGAACCGATTATTCTTGCTGCTTCTATTCATGATAATTCCTATCTTCCAAGAAAACGATTACGGGATTTTGAAAAGTGGGCAGAAAACTGGGATGAAGAATATAGTAATTATCGCAAAAGTAAAAATAATCAAGATGAAAAAACTAAGACTTGGCAAGATAATTTACCTACCATATTGCAGGAATTAAGTGAAATTTTAGATATTGCTGCTATTGTCAATCTGATTAATAACCTCACTTCCCCAACCAACCTAATTTTAATTCCCCACCGCGACTTACACCGCTTTCCTCTCCATGCACTGTTTCCTGATAATTTCACCATCACCTATTTACCCAGTGCAAAAATTGGCATTTCTTTAAAAAGATTAAAATCAAAAAATACAGCCAAAATTAATGAATTACCTTTATTGAGTGTCGGATATCCTAATAGTCAAAATTTTCGTATTTTACGCCATGCAGAAATTGAATCTGCCACCATTGCTAAAATCTTCTCAGTACCTCCAGAACAGCAAATTATAGACTCAGCAGCAACCAAGGAAAATATTAAAACTGCCCTCACCAATAATTCTGGTATATTTCATTTTACAGGACATGGCTTTTATAACTTCCAGAATCCCAAACAATCAGCTTTAGCATTAAGCGGTAGAGATTTACTAACTTTAGGAGAAATTGGCTACCTAGAAAATTTTGGAAATTATCAATTAGTCACCCTTTCCGCTTGTGAAACTGCCATTACCAGCAACCAAACTATCACATCTGAATATATGGGATTAGTGAGCGGTTTTCTGTTCCAAAAAGTTGCGAATGTAGTTAGTACATTATGGACTGTTACTGATGATTCTAGTAGCTTTTTGATGATTTATTTCTACTGGCAATTGAAAAAAGGTAAACCTCCAATTATTGCCCTCAAAAAAGCTCAGAATTGGATGAGGAATTTAACGTTGCTCAAATTAGAAAAATTTTATCAAAAAATCCTAGCAAATTTACCCCCCGATGAACAACCTATCCGTCCATTTGTGAGAAACAAACCAAAAGAAATAAAGGAAAAGTCAATAGCTGAAAAACAACAAAAACTGTATGCAAATCCTTATTATTGGGCTGGTTTTATAATTACGGGGTTGTAA